The genomic stretch TAAGTAAAAATGTTTTTCTTTCTATTTTCGTAACTGATTCATATTACATGTCGTTATAACCTACATATGAATACAGGTAACTGAATACGAATAGGTGGTGACGGTATGGTAAGTGAACCAGCTGGTTTTTGGTCGCGTTTCTTTGCGGGGCTGCTTGATGGGATCCTCGTAGGTCTCCCGTTGTACATTTTGTCTAATATCCTGACTGGATCTACAGACGACAATTGGGTGACGGAGCTGCTCCTTTTCCTATATTCGCTGCTTCTCCCTGTCTTTTGGGGAGGATGCACGGTCGGGAAACGACTATGTGGTATCAAAATACAAAAGGTAGCAGACGAGGGACCTCCGGGGATTGGAACGATGCTGCTGCGCAATCTGGTAGCAAGTTTCGTATATGGAATTACGCTCGGCATAGGCTGGATTGTCAGCCTGTTTATGGTCGTATTCAGAGAAGATAAACGTGCTATTCACGATTTTATTGCAGGGACAGAAGTAGTTCAATTTAAATAAGAACTAAATAAGAACTAAATAAGAACTAAATAAGAGCTAAGGAATCAGGACCGTTGGGATTTTCTCAATGTCCTGATTTTTTTGTTTTCTCCTATAAGAATTGGTTATCAGAAGGGGACTTTGAAGAAAAACATATTCAGGTTTACATAATTATAGTTATGTAAACCTGAATCATAGTAATGAATACTAAATAATCTAATAAAGCTTTTTAGGTATACAATGAAAGTTACTCTATATTGGTAGAGACTAATTTATAGAGTATCATTCGTTTTCATAAAAAGGGATATGTCCTTTCTCCTCAATACAAGGTATTATTTAATAGATATCAAATCATTGCTGTAAATATATTAAGAAAGAGATGACCTAAGATGAGTACATATAAGACGTTGTTTTTTGATGTAGATGACACATTGCTTGATTTTGGTGCGGCAGAGAACAATGCCCTTCAGCTGTTATGTAAAGATATGAAGCTTCCTTTCACACCTGAAATAGAAGCTAGTTACCGAAAGATTAATAAGCAATTATGGAGGGCTTTTGAAGAAGGGACAATTAGTAGAGATGAAGTGTTACATACTCGATTTTCGCTTTTCTTTAAAGAATGGGGACTTGAAGCAGATGGAATTCAGTTAGAACAAACCTATCGTACCTATCTTGAACAAGGACATATGCTGATGGATGGAGCCATGGAATTAGTAACAGAGCTGCAGCATCGTTATGATCTGTATATTGTAACCAATGGAGTTTCAAAAACGCAAGATATCCGGTTACGAAGTTCAGGTCTGTATCCACATATGAAACAGATATTCGTATCCGAAGATACCGGTTATCAGAAGCCGATGAAAGAGTTTTTTGATTATGTATTTGATCGAATTCCTGATTTTGATCCTTCTACCGCATTGATCATTGGCGATTCACTAAGTGCAGATATTAAAGGGGGGCAGCTTGCCGGTCTTGATACCTGCTGGTTTAATCCGAAAGGGCTCGTTAATTCTACAGAGATCATCCCCACTTATGAAATATCAGATTTACATCAGTTACATAGCATATTATGAAAAAATACGATTTGAACTGGGGGAAACCGCATTGTCTATATACAATGTGGTTTCTTCTTTTTTTATAAAAACACTCCACCTACAGGATGAAATATTCAATGTTTCGACTCTATAAAAATCCTCATAATACCCCAATTCATTAACATAATGTTCGGAAATAAAACAAAATTCGACATAAAAATACTAAAAACGTTGACAATGTTCTGCTTTTTACTTATGATGAGGTTGTTCTTTTGACATGTATATCAATTTAATTAAATATAAACCGACCTAACTGGGGGACACAGCATGAGTACTTTCACAAAACAGTATGAAGAAATCAAACACATTGCTAACCGGATTTTCGACAATCCTGAACTAGGTTACAAGGAACATAAAACACACCAAACGGTGCTGGATTTTTTACTTGAAGTTAATCCTGAGCTTACATATGAGGTGTTCTGTGGCACAGGGATTAAGACAACACTCGGGGCAGGTAAATCGCTGAACCTTGGATTTATTGCTGAACTCGATGCAGTTTATGCACCGTCTCATTTTCACGCCGATCAGGAAACGGGTGCTGCACATAACTGCGGGCATTACACACAAGTAGCAATAGCTCTCGCACTGTATAAGCACTATTTTACAACGAAAGCATATGAATCCTTGGATTTTGCTCTTACCTTTATTTTTGTTCCTGCAGAAGAATATCTTGATTTACCATATCGTGATGGACTGAAAGCGAAAGGGGAAATAACCTACTACGGAGGTAAGCCCGAAGCGATGAAACGCGGCATATTTGACGATATTGACCTCGGAGTATGTGTTCATGCCATGGGTGGAGAATATCCGAAACGTACAATTGAAATCAATTGTGATCTAGCAGGTTTCCTGTATAAGAAGTATACATTTAAAGGTCGTGCATCTCATGCCGGTTTTGATCCATCTTCAGGTACAAATGCGTATAGCATGTCGACTTTATTTAATGTAGCGCTTGGTATGCAAAGACAGCATTTTAAAGATGCAGAAAAAGTGAGAATGAACCCCATTGTAATGCAGTCGGATATGTCTACGAATGTAATCCCTAACCAAATCACCGTCGGAACGGATCTGCGTACACAGTCTGTTGAATATATGAAGGAAGTTGCTAAACAGATGGATCAGGCGGCAAAAGGAAGTGCGATTGCTATGGGCGGAGAGGTTGAAGCTTCTACACAGATGGGCTATCTGCCTTTTGTACAAGATCGTTATCTTTCTGAATTTGCACTGGCTGCCTATAAAGAGAATGAAGCAATTGAAGATATACTGGAAAATAATGCGATTAGTGCAGCAGGGGATATTGGAGATTTATCCTTTATGATGCCTTGCATTCAGATTGGCTACAGTGGTTTTACAGGTACCATTCATGGTGATGATTTCAAAGATATTGATCCGGAATTCATTTATGAAATCTTCCCTAGATATTTGACAGAAGTCTTTAACAAAATGAATGGCCAACTCGACAAATCTAGAATCTATCGCCGTACGTTCGCTGAGTATGAAGCACTTCTGACTTCCATTACGGAGTAATCTTTATTCACTAAATAGATCAATGAGACAACAAAGAATATACAGAAATGAGGATTTTGGTTCATGAAATCAAAAGGACATCTTGTTTATCTTATCTTATTTGCTTTATTTCTCATTACAGCAGCAGAATGGATTGGAACCCAGTCCATACCGATCGGCAACATTACCATTAACTTGCTTCCTCTGGTGTTTGCTATTCTAATTGCTATGATTCTAGGAACTGCTATCTTTAGACGCGGTATTATGAAAAAGGTGTACAGTAAAGAAAACGTGAACTTTGCAAGTAAATATCTAATTTACATCATGTTACCTCTAATGGCGCGTTACGGAGCGGATGTTGCTCCTAAACTAAGAGAAATTCTTGATGTTGGCTGGGTCTTCTTGCTGCAAGAGATCGGTAACCTCGGAACTGTACTGCTTGGTCTTCCTGTGGCAATTCTACTGGGTCTTCGCAGAGAAGCGATTGGAGCTACCCTGGGGCTTGGACGTGAAGGTGAACTTGCTTATATCTCTGAGAAATATACACTCGATTCCAGTGAGGGACGCGGGGTATTATCACTGTATATTATAGGTACACTTTTTGGAACTTTGTTCTTTAGTATTATTGCACCTGTTCTTCACGCTTTAGGTTTCTCTATTGAAGCACTGGCGATGTCTTCTGGAGTAGGTTCATCTAGTATGATGGTGGGAGCTTCTTCATCTCTAATCGCTTTAGCTCCAGATCAAGCTGAGGTCATCAACAGTTATGCTGCAGCGAGTCAACTACTGACAAGTTTCCTTGGAACGTACACTATGGTATTTTTGGCTGTTCCGCTGCAACGTTTTATGTATAATCTGTTTACTGGAGGTAAAAGGTAATGGTACTGGATAAAAAACATTGGATGAAAGCAGGACTTGTACTTTTGCTAAGTGTCTCGCTTATCCTATTTACAGATATTATGAAACAACTTCGGATCGGTGAGGGCGTTACCGTCTCATGGCATACGATTGGCGGACTAGCTGTATTATGGCTGTTCTCGATGATTGGGATCTTAATTTCTTCTTTAATGAAGAAAGTGCCTGTGAAAGTGCTGCAAGAGTTCCCTGTACTTGGCTGGGTATCGATTACATCACTCATATTCTGCCTTAGTTCTGATGTGTTTGTAGAAGCTATTCAAGCGGTTAACTTCTTATCGATTACTACACCTATTTTGGCTTTCGCTGGGATCTCCGTAGTAGATCGTCTGTCAGATCTTCGTAAAACATCTTGGCGTGTTGCTATTGTTGCATTATTCGTATTTACCGGCACATACCTTGGCAGTGCCATCTTATCTGAAATTGGTCTTTCGTTAACCCGTTAGTAATGATAATTTCACTTATGCAAATACTATACAAAAGAATGGCGAATAACCTATTCATATGAATAGGTTATTTCTTTTATTTCGGATAATAAGACAGGGAATCTCAGATAAACGATCTCGCACAGGTATAATCAATCAGATTTATGTATATAATTGCAAGATGTCCTCTTTGTAATATATCTTGACATGAAAAAATCATTTTTATACTATAAAATTAATATAGCGTAAATTAATAAAAATAAGTATAATAAAAAAATGCGTTATTAAATTTTTATGTTAATAATACTAACAAGAGATCGTTAAGGACATCGTTCCCTTATACGAATATACAACATGATGGAGGTTAGAGATGCAAGACTTCTTACAAAAAGGAATCAGTTTGATCAACGATGTGCTTTGGTCATATGTTCTAATCATTTTATTGGTTGCGATTGGGCTTTACTTCACATGGAAATCAGGGTTCATGCAGTTCACTTACATAAAAGACATGTTCCGTGAACTTAAAGGATCAAACAAGAAACAAAAAGGTGAAATTACTGCTTTCCAAGCATTTTGCATCAGTATGGCTGCTCGTGTTGGGACAGGTAACATTACGGGGATCGCTCTTGCGATTGGTATTGGAGGTCCAGGTGCTGTATTCTGGATGTGGATTATCGCGATCATCGGATCTGCGTCAAGTTTTGTGGAAAGTACACTTGCTCAGGTCTATAAAATCAAGGACAAACAAGGGTTCCGCGGCGGACCTGCCTACTATATGGAGCAAGGGCTTAATAAGCGCTGGATGGGAATTCTGTTTGCAGTCCTGATTACCATATCCTTTGGACTCGTATTTAATGCAGTTCAAGCCAATACAGTAGCAACAGCTTTCCAGAATTCATTTGGAGTAAATCCATTATGGCTCGGGATTGCTTTGGTTGTAGCTTTTGGAATTATCATTTTTGGCGGTATTAAACGAATTGCGAAAATCTCCGAGTACATTGTCGTTATCATGGCCGTTATTTATATCGGTATTGCTTTCATTGCGGTCCTCATCAATATTACTGAAGTTCCTGCGATGATTGCTACTATTGTTAAACATGCATTTGGATTCGAACAATTTGCGGGCGGTACCCTTGGTGCAGCGCTCATGCAAGGGGTTAAAAGAGGATTATTCTCTAATGAAGCAGGTATGGGTAGTGCACCGAATGCGGCTGCTACAGCAACAACAAGTCACCCAGCTAAACAAGGTTTAATTCAAGCATTAGCTGTTTTGATTGATACGCTGGTTATTTGTACAAGTACTGCTTTCTTGGTACTGCTCTCAGGTGCTTACACAGACCCATCTGTTAATACAGAAGGGATTGTGCTTACACAAACTGCACTAGGTATTCATTTTGGTGATTGGGCGTCGAGCTTGCTTGCTGTTATGATTTTCCTATTTGCATTTAGTACGCTGATTGGTAACTACTATTATGGGGAAACGAATATTGAGTTTATTAAATCAAGCAAAACAACGCTTGTGATCTACCGAATTGCTGTTCTTGCTATGATCATGTTTGGTTCAGTCGCTAGCGTGAAGCTGGTCTGGGATATGGCCGACCTGTTTATGGGCTTCATGGTTATTGTTAACTTAATAGCCATCGGGCTCTTATCAAAGATCGCATTTGCTGCGTTGAAGGATTACTCAAAACAAAGAAAAGAAGGCAAAGATCCTGTGTTCTACAAAGATTCCATTCCAGGAATCGAGAATGTAACAGGCTGGGAAGAATCACCTAAAGTGAAATCCTAATCTAATTGTCATTTATCAAAGCTTCTACCTTTCGGTAGGAGCTTTTTTTGATGCAGGCGATTGTATGGATCAGTTAAATTTATTATAATTAGCAAATAACCAGAATTTTCTATTAATTATTCTAATTAGGAAGTCAATGTGTAATAAGGTGTAATAAGGGGGAATAGGGCTGAAACAGCTCAAGATGGTTCCAAATAGTAAGACGAAGAGAGTGCATATGTTGTTTGGCTATTCTAATGAGAACTCATCTCGATCCCGAATATACAGATCATCATTCCGCTCATCATGGTGAATTGGATCCTATTCAGATCGTTCAGCAGATACCACAGCACGCTCAAATTGTAATTTGGGGTGGAGATTCAGCTTATGAAACAATAGGATCAAGGTATGTTCAATATTTATTAAAAGAGTATAAGAATGAAATCATGGAGATCAATGCTGTTGCGATATGTGAAAGAAAGTACAATATACCAGAACAGTCGCCATATTATCGTCATACAGGAGAAATCGTCCCAGAAAAACTTGTTGAAGTATTTCATGTACTGGAACGAATCTATCCTTTAACTACAGAACAAAGAAATAAGCATGAACAAGAATGGTTGGTATATGCCGAGTCAAAGCAGGTACTTAGGTTTTGGAATGATGGGGAAGTAGATACAGTAGAAGAAAATGTATTAGATGAATATTTGCTTCATACGGTTTCTAAGTTACAGAATCGCTCTAATGCAGATGGTTTTATAAAAGCAGCGCGGGTCGTAGGGGAAGCGATGGGGTATTTGGAGCAGTATATCGGTGATGCGTTTTTTGAGTACCGGTTACGGAGTTTAATCAATGAGAGCAAACTTGAGGTATCAGGAATACCTAGTGCGATGAGGTATTATTCGGTTCGTATAAAATCTTAGCAAGTGAGGTGAGCTTTATGGGGAAGGTTGTGCTAGCCGGAGGTACAGGATTTATCGGCCAATATTTTGAAAAGAAATTCAGGGAAAAAGGTGACAATGTATACATTATATCAAGGCAAGAGGGCCATATCTCTTGGGATGATAAATCTTCCATTGTTGAAGCACTGGAAGGAGCAGAGTTGCTCATTAACCTTGCGGGAAAATCAGTCAATTGCCGTTATAATGACCGTAATAAGCGTGAGATCATGGAGTCCAGGAAACGGACGACTCGGATCTTAGGAGAAGCGATAGAGGCTTGTATAGAACGGCCAAAGCTATGGATCAACTCAAGCACAGCCACAATCTACAGACATGCAGAAGATCGTCCCATGACAGAGGAGGAGGGAGAGATTGGCACAGGCTTCTCAGTAGATGTAGCAAAAGCGTGGGAAGAGGCGTTTTTCTCCTTCTCATTAGATCGAACTCGTCAAGTTGCCCTCCGGATTTCCATTGTGCTGGGTAAAGACGGGGGAGTGATGACTCCTTATCTCTATTTAACTCGATTTGGCCTCGGGGGTAAGCAAGGCCCTGGAACGCAGAAATTCAGTTTTATTCATGTGGATGATTTGTACCGGATTGTACAGTTTATTCAGCAGCGTGAGGACCTTTGCGGTGTATTTAATGCGGCGACTCCTTATCCAGTATCGAATCAAAAGTTAATGGCCGAAATGCGTAAGAAGATGAATGTTAAAGTAGGAATCCCTACCCCTGGGTGGATGTTAGAGATGGGAGCTGTATTCATTCGGACGGAAACGGAGCTAATTTTAAAAAGCAGATGGGTAGTACCTGAAAGGTTACTAGCGGAAGGTTATGAATTTCGTTATCCCACAATAGAAGATACATTAGAAGCTGTGCTGTAATAAATCTATTATTTATGTATAGCTCGCTCACATGAACTTAGCTAATTATAAGATGTCGAATTACATGATCATGATCAAAAATTACATTGCCAAAGTCGTGTCTGATTCTTACGAATCAGGCACCTTTTTTATGCTTATACAGGGAATAAAAGAGAGCGAAGAATTCTAGCGCGTTTCGGCATTTATTTTGTTATGTCTTATTATGTAGCGGTTTTAGGAGGATTAGGGGCAATTTTAAGTCATCGTATTACATAAAACGTCGTTATTTTACTAGGAAATAAGGATTATTACAAAACTTCATATAACAACGATGAATCACGGAAAAATGAAGCTTTCATTACGCTAAAAAACTGCGTATAATATAAATTATACGCAGTATCTGTTTATATTCGATTTATTTAATAGAGTCGACCACTTACCTAAGTTCGTAGACGTAGATCGACACGTATTTTGCTTAAAAACTCTAATTTTGAAGAATGGCAGGTGATGATGTTGAATGCAGAAATGTTAGAAACGATTTTAGAAACCTATGCAGAAGAACTCGAAGCATTTGATATCTGGCTGAAAGATGCGGGGTACACCAGCCACACTATTAAATCTTATAAAAGTGATGTGTTTGAATTTTTATCATCTCTAAATGGGAAGTCACTAGATAAAGTGAAGAAACTACATATTCTCTCTTTTCTGTCGAGGGCTCGTGATCGGGGGATCAGTGATTCAACTCGGAATCGTAAACATGCTTCGGTGCATTGTTTCTTCAAAGCGCTGATCGAGCTCGAACTTCTGGAACTGAACCCGGCAACAGGAATTAAGAAATCGAGAACGGAAAAGAATAAAGCCCCCGTATTTTTAGATGAAGAAGATCTGCCAAAATTCATGAAATCGGTAGAGGGGAAATATCGGAATCGCAATCTAGCGATTTTTCTGCTCATGGCATATATGGGTCTGCGGGTAGGAGAAGTTCATTCTTTAAATGTGGGAGATTATAATGCGCAGCGTAGTACGATCGATGTATTTGGTAAGGGGAGAAAGTGGCGGACCTTGCCTGTTCCTGCAGCGGTAAGAGGTGTGCTAGATGAAGTGCTAGCCGAGAGGATCGAACCTCGTAAATCAAAGGAAGAAGCTTTCTTCATCTCCCAACAAGGGAGAAGATTGTCCATTCGGACGATTCAGCTGATTGCAGCTGAGACCTTTGATCGTTTTCAGGAGAATGAAGGGATCACCCGCAAAAAAGCATACTCTAGTCATAAACTGCGGCACTCTTTTGCAACGATGATGCTTCGCAAAGGAGCTGACCTCAGAACCGTTCAAGAGTTGCTTGGGCACTCATCGATTGAGACGACTACCGTGTACACTCACGTAACCAATCGGGAGAAGGAACAAGCCATGGCTATGCTTGAGATTGACCTATCTTAATCTATCCTAATCAGTGATTTAGTTTGGGTTATTCATATAAAAATACTTTGTCATTTTTAAGCAAATTCCAATCATACACAGACCATATTCATTTCTACAAGTATTAGTTAACATATTTTATATTATGTAAACCTACGCTTAGACATACAATTATTATTAATATCTTGATTAGCATTTTAAGTAAGCCATTAATAACATATCAATTAAACATGATTTCATAAAAAAGACAAACAACATAGATTATTAGAAGCAAAGGGCTGCTTTATAGGCAGCCTTTTGCTTCATTATAAAAAGTGTTTAACATTCCTGTGTATAAGAGTGCCTTAAGCTATAGATAAATAATAGTGAGTGTCACCCTATGCGGGTCTACCTTTTTCGGGCAGGAGGAATACTTTGTGGATTATGAAACATATTCTTAGGATCATATTTTGCTTTCACTTTACGTAATCTTGTATAGTTTGTTCCATAATATACTGGACCTGAATCTTTAATACCTTGGTCTGGTACATTAATATAAGACCCTACGATATATGGTTGCAGCTTTCGGCGTGTATTACGGGTTAAGGCGATATTTTTAGCGGCATTGGCTGGATTAATCCAGGAGGTATTCCATTCTACATAGAATTTGGCGTTACGCCAGAAGAAAGCACTCGCTTTTGGAGAAACCCGGCTTACCGCACCACCCCAGTTGAGGAAGAAGAATCCGGCTGTTGAATCTGCCTCAGCGTTCTCTAGAAATTCCTTCATCACTTTTATGGCACTGTCAGGAAAAACGGACTTTCCAAAACCTGAAGAGAACTGGTTGCTATACTTTTGGGTAAGTACAGGATCAGGTGCTAATAAGAAGTTCACTACTTCCGGGTAAGGTAATAACCGAATAGTACTCTCCGTGGGAGTTCCGACCGATGTGATTGGCTTAAGTAACCGGACTGCCTCTGTTTTTGGTCCGAGGAACAAGCCTTCCATTGTGACATTGCCGCCTTTTTTAGGGCCAATATTCAGTTCACTTCCAAGCCTAGTATCGACAGAAGGAGCCCACCGTTGCCATACTTTAAGTACCTTTTCGAATTGGTTCCATGGCCATGTAATCTTGAATACGGTTGCCTTCGTGGGGGCCTTTCGCACTTTAAATTTGTATTTTGTGCATATACCGAAGTTACCACCGCCGCCTCCACGGGAGGCCCACAATAAATCAGCATTCTTCCTATGATTAGCGACAATTACTTTTCCATTTGCATCGACCATTTCTAGTCCAATCAGATTATCGCTGATCAGCCCGATTGTTCGCTGCAAAGGCCCAATTCCTCCACCGAGTGTAATCCCGCCAATTCCTACGGTGGGACTGTCACCAAATGGGGCTATAAATCCTTGAGCAGCCAGGGTTTTCGCGATTCTTCCGACTCGGTTCCCCGTCTCAACAATGACTGTTCCCTTCTTCTTATCCAGTTTAATCCCTTGCATCTTGCTCACATCTATTACAATGCCTCCGTTAACCTGCGAAAGGTTGTTCTCGAGCGCATGCCGTCCACTTCTGGCCCGGATGGGGATATGATGATGACGAGCCCATTTTATAGCATTAGACACATCTTGCGTTTTTAGAGCAAAAACAAATACTTTCGGATATCTGTCTGTATGAGGATCCCAATTTCTACGTGCAGCCTCATAACCTGAATCTCCTCGGAAAATCACTTTACCAGTCAGTTTCACTTTTGAACTCACCATAACAACTCCCTAGTGCAAAAATGGATTACACCGATATCTTACAAACACGGTATTGTCCATTATATGGAGAACAGCAGTCCATGGTGTAGGATTTTGGATGAGAAGGAGAATGTCGATTACCAAAAGGAAGACGCTACTAATCAAGGGTTATATAATTCTATATTTTAGTTTATATAATATAATTTATGTTAACAATTTGATCTTAATAACTGTTCCATTACGAACATCTTTTATTAATTGTTAAATAAATTATGATACATTTTACAACATTAATTTAACTTTATCGTCAATATTGTTAATAATATGTAAATCAACTTTATATTTACTTTGCTATAATTTCTTTTGCGTGAAGAAAGGGGCTTACCAAGTGAAGAAAGTAATTGGGTTAGTGATTTTAAGCGGTACATTGTTGTTGTCAGGTTGTAGTTATGGTTATGAAGATCCACCACCAGGTACATATACGCAAGGTAGAGATGAAGTGGAGCAAGTAACATCAGACACCAAACTAGATCATGGAGAAATGATTACATCTTCTGAAAATGAAGAGGTGCGTCTATATTCTGTAAACGTAATCAAAGATGAGTATCAAGGAATGGTTGTAGACGTTAATGGTAAACAAAAAGAATTTGATTGGAACTTTATTAATCTTGTTGATCCGCAAATTTTCTATACGGATGTTACAGGGGATGGGAAAGCAGAAACGATTATTGTTTTAAATACAGGAAAAGGTACAGCAATGTCGATAAATGAAATACATGTCTTAGATGAAAATCTTGATGAAATAAACGTCCAAGATGTGCTGAAGGTTGTCTCTGAACGAATAAGTTCACAAGTTACTAAGAAGAATGATACTACGTTATCCATTCAAGTTCAGTTTGATAATAAAGAGCTCGATTTAGAACATCCTGTGGACTCTGATTATATTCTTAATCAAACCGAGCTTGGTTTTGGAGCAATTATGTACCATAAAGTAGAAGATCAAAAAATAAAGACAATAGCTACAGGGCTTATTGGAATGGCTCCAACGTATGCAGCTTCTTTTGAAATATCATATAAATATGTAGCTGAATCAAATGAGTTTATAGCAGATGAAATTCAGTTTATCCCAAGTGAAGACAGATGAAAAAAAGGTGGCCAACATTTTAAAATGTACCCCTTGTAAAGGACATTTAATAAAAGGTTAGCCAACTTCTTTAAGCTGCTGTCTGTATTTTGCAGGCGGCAGCTTCTTTAAATTCCATTGCCCTCGATAATGATTGTAGTAAATCATGTAGCTCTTAATTTCTTTTTTTACTTCTTCTAACGTTGCACATGCTTTTATATTTGTTTCATCTTTAAAATGCCCAAAGAATGATTCTTGTGGCGCGTTGTCCCAACAGTTTCCTCTACGAGACATCGATTGACCTAAGCCTAGATTCTTCACAAGCTTTTGGAATTGCGGATTTGTATAGTGAAATCCTTGATCCGAATGAATAAACGCATCGTTGGTTAGATGACGATGTTTCTTTAGTTGATGAAGTGTGTTTATTGCAATCTTTAAACTCAGCGTAGAAGAGACCTCATAGGCGAGAATTTCATTGGTTTCAGCGTCTTTAATTGTAGATAAATAGGCTCGATTTCCTTTCCCATAAGTTAAATACGTAATATCTGTTAACAGTACTTTACCAGCCAGACCTTGCTTAAATTTTCGGTTTAACTTGTTTTCACAGGATCGATGTTCTTTTGTTGCTTTTGCCATACGGCGTGCAGGATTCGCTTTGCGAATAGGGCAGTAGATATTAAATTTATTCATCACACGACGGATCCGCTTAAGATTGTAGGTGATACCGTATTGATTTTTTAACGTCATTTTGATTTGCCGTGCACCCTTCTTTCTTCCCCGGAAATGGTATGCCTTCAAAATGATTTCTTTTACTACTTCATCTGCTTCATCCTGTTTCTGACGAGCCTGCATTGCTTCTTTACTGAAATAGCGATAA from Paenibacillus polygoni encodes the following:
- a CDS encoding RDD family protein; protein product: MVSEPAGFWSRFFAGLLDGILVGLPLYILSNILTGSTDDNWVTELLLFLYSLLLPVFWGGCTVGKRLCGIKIQKVADEGPPGIGTMLLRNLVASFVYGITLGIGWIVSLFMVVFREDKRAIHDFIAGTEVVQFK
- a CDS encoding YjjG family noncanonical pyrimidine nucleotidase, with translation MSTYKTLFFDVDDTLLDFGAAENNALQLLCKDMKLPFTPEIEASYRKINKQLWRAFEEGTISRDEVLHTRFSLFFKEWGLEADGIQLEQTYRTYLEQGHMLMDGAMELVTELQHRYDLYIVTNGVSKTQDIRLRSSGLYPHMKQIFVSEDTGYQKPMKEFFDYVFDRIPDFDPSTALIIGDSLSADIKGGQLAGLDTCWFNPKGLVNSTEIIPTYEISDLHQLHSIL
- a CDS encoding M20/M25/M40 family metallo-hydrolase encodes the protein MSTFTKQYEEIKHIANRIFDNPELGYKEHKTHQTVLDFLLEVNPELTYEVFCGTGIKTTLGAGKSLNLGFIAELDAVYAPSHFHADQETGAAHNCGHYTQVAIALALYKHYFTTKAYESLDFALTFIFVPAEEYLDLPYRDGLKAKGEITYYGGKPEAMKRGIFDDIDLGVCVHAMGGEYPKRTIEINCDLAGFLYKKYTFKGRASHAGFDPSSGTNAYSMSTLFNVALGMQRQHFKDAEKVRMNPIVMQSDMSTNVIPNQITVGTDLRTQSVEYMKEVAKQMDQAAKGSAIAMGGEVEASTQMGYLPFVQDRYLSEFALAAYKENEAIEDILENNAISAAGDIGDLSFMMPCIQIGYSGFTGTIHGDDFKDIDPEFIYEIFPRYLTEVFNKMNGQLDKSRIYRRTFAEYEALLTSITE
- a CDS encoding DUF3100 domain-containing protein, encoding MKSKGHLVYLILFALFLITAAEWIGTQSIPIGNITINLLPLVFAILIAMILGTAIFRRGIMKKVYSKENVNFASKYLIYIMLPLMARYGADVAPKLREILDVGWVFLLQEIGNLGTVLLGLPVAILLGLRREAIGATLGLGREGELAYISEKYTLDSSEGRGVLSLYIIGTLFGTLFFSIIAPVLHALGFSIEALAMSSGVGSSSMMVGASSSLIALAPDQAEVINSYAAASQLLTSFLGTYTMVFLAVPLQRFMYNLFTGGKR
- a CDS encoding alanine/glycine:cation symporter family protein, which translates into the protein MQDFLQKGISLINDVLWSYVLIILLVAIGLYFTWKSGFMQFTYIKDMFRELKGSNKKQKGEITAFQAFCISMAARVGTGNITGIALAIGIGGPGAVFWMWIIAIIGSASSFVESTLAQVYKIKDKQGFRGGPAYYMEQGLNKRWMGILFAVLITISFGLVFNAVQANTVATAFQNSFGVNPLWLGIALVVAFGIIIFGGIKRIAKISEYIVVIMAVIYIGIAFIAVLINITEVPAMIATIVKHAFGFEQFAGGTLGAALMQGVKRGLFSNEAGMGSAPNAAATATTSHPAKQGLIQALAVLIDTLVICTSTAFLVLLSGAYTDPSVNTEGIVLTQTALGIHFGDWASSLLAVMIFLFAFSTLIGNYYYGETNIEFIKSSKTTLVIYRIAVLAMIMFGSVASVKLVWDMADLFMGFMVIVNLIAIGLLSKIAFAALKDYSKQRKEGKDPVFYKDSIPGIENVTGWEESPKVKS
- a CDS encoding DUF3658 domain-containing protein, with the translated sequence MAILMRTHLDPEYTDHHSAHHGELDPIQIVQQIPQHAQIVIWGGDSAYETIGSRYVQYLLKEYKNEIMEINAVAICERKYNIPEQSPYYRHTGEIVPEKLVEVFHVLERIYPLTTEQRNKHEQEWLVYAESKQVLRFWNDGEVDTVEENVLDEYLLHTVSKLQNRSNADGFIKAARVVGEAMGYLEQYIGDAFFEYRLRSLINESKLEVSGIPSAMRYYSVRIKS
- a CDS encoding TIGR01777 family oxidoreductase, producing MGKVVLAGGTGFIGQYFEKKFREKGDNVYIISRQEGHISWDDKSSIVEALEGAELLINLAGKSVNCRYNDRNKREIMESRKRTTRILGEAIEACIERPKLWINSSTATIYRHAEDRPMTEEEGEIGTGFSVDVAKAWEEAFFSFSLDRTRQVALRISIVLGKDGGVMTPYLYLTRFGLGGKQGPGTQKFSFIHVDDLYRIVQFIQQREDLCGVFNAATPYPVSNQKLMAEMRKKMNVKVGIPTPGWMLEMGAVFIRTETELILKSRWVVPERLLAEGYEFRYPTIEDTLEAVL
- a CDS encoding tyrosine-type recombinase/integrase, with the protein product MMLNAEMLETILETYAEELEAFDIWLKDAGYTSHTIKSYKSDVFEFLSSLNGKSLDKVKKLHILSFLSRARDRGISDSTRNRKHASVHCFFKALIELELLELNPATGIKKSRTEKNKAPVFLDEEDLPKFMKSVEGKYRNRNLAIFLLMAYMGLRVGEVHSLNVGDYNAQRSTIDVFGKGRKWRTLPVPAAVRGVLDEVLAERIEPRKSKEEAFFISQQGRRLSIRTIQLIAAETFDRFQENEGITRKKAYSSHKLRHSFATMMLRKGADLRTVQELLGHSSIETTTVYTHVTNREKEQAMAMLEIDLS